In Zingiber officinale cultivar Zhangliang chromosome 3B, Zo_v1.1, whole genome shotgun sequence, a single window of DNA contains:
- the LOC122056685 gene encoding GDSL esterase/lipase At1g28600-like — MKMKLFSLLFFLVFLSLLPFSHSGRYNALFNFGDSLSDTGNVVIAGLPYGMTYFGKATGRCSDGRLIIDFIAEGIGLPHLPPNTVANASFDQGANFAFIAATTLPFAFFHERNLSKGLWVNASIHEQIDRFQNLLPSICGSPQDCKDFLSGSLLVVGEFGGNDYSTGLFASRTIAEVSTFAPSVAAAIGEGIERLIGLGAVDLIVPALLPVGCFPLYLTLYNTSDPDDYGPRTGCMRRHNALSWYHNKLLRRQLDHLRLKYPAVSIRYADLYSQVFDFAVNPLKYGFRDGALRTCCGAPGSGRYNFNMRAKCDQNGSSVCPDPTTHVSWDGIHMTETAHRIIAAGWLHGPYLDPPF; from the exons ATGAAGATGAAGCTCTTcagccttctcttcttccttgtctTCTTGTCATTACTCCCGTTCTCCCACTCCGGGCGCTACAACGCCCTCTTTAACTTCGGCGACTCCCTCTCCGACACCGGCAACGTCGTCATCGCCGGCCTACCCTACGGCATGACCTACTTCGGGAAAGCCACGGGGCGCTGCTCCGACGGCCGTCTCATTATCGATTTCATCG CCGAAGGCATCGGGCTGCCGCACCTGCCGCCCAACACCGTCGCCAACGCCAGCTTCGACCAAGGCGCCAACTTCGCCTTCATCGCCGCCACCACCCTCCCGTTCGCCTTCTTCCATGAGCGCAACCTCAGCAAGGGGCTCTGGGTGAACGCCTCCATCCACGAGCAGATCGACCGGTTCCAGAACCTGCTCCCCTCCATCTGCGGTTCGCCGCAAG ATTGCAAGGATTTCTTGAGCGGATCGCTGCTGGTGGTCGGCGAGTTCGGCGGAAACGACTACAGCACTGGCCTATTTGCCAGCCGGACGATTGCTGAGGTGAGCACTTTCGCGCCGTCGGTTGCCGCAGCAATCGGAGAAGGCATCGAG AGATTGATCGGCCTCGGCGCTGTCGACCTCATCGTGCCAGCGTTGCTTCCGGTCGGCTGCTTCCCGCTGTACCTGACGCTCTACAACACCTCCGACCCCGACGACTACGGCCCCCGGACCGGCTGCATGCGCCGCCACAACGCCTTGTCTTGGTACCACAACAAGTTGCTCCGCCGGCAGCTCGACCATCTCCGTCTGAAGTACCCGGCCGTCTCCATCCGCTACGCCGACCTCTACTCCCAGGTCTTCGACTTCGCCGTCAATCCCCTCAAATACG GATTCAGAGACGGAGCTTTGAGGACTTGCTGTGGGGCGCCGGGATCCGGGCGGTACAACTTCAATATGCGGGCGAAGTGCGATCAGAATGGCTCGAGCGTGTGCCCCGATCCGACCACGCACGTGAGCTGGGACGGGATCCACATGACGGAGACCGCCCACCGGATCATCGCCGCCGGCTGGCTGCATGGCCCTTACCTCGATCCCCCATTTTGA